From the genome of Endozoicomonas sp. NE40, one region includes:
- a CDS encoding ATP-binding protein, with translation MNRPADPEYDSRLLEEMAALARLVDGAWHLACSTNESDDREMDEQTWVTLRDEALASLGQSPVMEQLKTRFHLNNWELALAGLCALPQLDPRYQKVFADLNPAGQPVACLELLLNLLCPAPHRKRQWLRDLLDDSSLFRWRLLRFADDNVSEAYVLTTPLWLSPDLLMRLMGSDACDLASADECLTRLAVVEHPCPPVTDQRPPSSAALVQLQGETGSGRRTFAQTVAEGRPVFQLDGERLMQHSDYTRVLVDCLCHISLHGGELLWPGGMTLLREKTALSALLVEWLGITGSRCWLVEAEESSWPPALAPLLPVTIRFDRPDREHCAALWQAMAGYYLSDNYLSDSDPADPSLWATVAEHYQLLPGTMLQVVLSLQARTDDQPLTTSVVFRECLNQTPATLSGLATRVTPVYGLDDVIVNDDTHRHLQEIIHRYQQRENLYKQKLCATRGLLALFWGKPGTGKTMVAEALSDALNLPLYKANLASISSKWIGETEKHLAALFDDAERHNGLLFFDEADAVFSRRSQVESSHDKNANLGVSYLLQRMEHFHGLLVLATNFKGNLDPAFMRRMHFSVEFTQPDADDRLSIWRHWLGKVQADSDLDEAWLATQLELSGAQIRNIVQHSASQAIGTGTGMISRDILARAIYRESQKNDNSFLMSTRLASWHDLKLSGDPADRQMNDQESWHE, from the coding sequence ATGAACAGACCTGCTGACCCTGAATACGACAGTCGCCTGCTGGAAGAGATGGCGGCACTGGCCCGGCTTGTGGATGGTGCCTGGCATCTGGCCTGCAGCACGAATGAGAGTGATGACCGGGAAATGGATGAGCAGACCTGGGTGACTCTGCGGGATGAGGCGCTGGCCAGCCTCGGGCAAAGCCCGGTGATGGAACAGCTGAAAACCCGGTTTCACCTGAACAACTGGGAGCTGGCGCTGGCAGGGCTGTGCGCCCTGCCCCAGCTTGATCCCCGTTACCAGAAAGTGTTTGCCGACCTGAATCCTGCCGGTCAGCCGGTCGCCTGTCTGGAACTGTTGCTGAACCTTCTGTGTCCGGCTCCCCATAGGAAGCGGCAATGGCTGCGTGACCTGCTGGACGACAGCAGTCTGTTTCGCTGGCGGTTGCTGCGCTTTGCTGATGACAATGTGTCGGAAGCCTATGTACTGACAACGCCGCTGTGGCTCTCTCCCGACCTGCTGATGCGATTGATGGGCAGTGATGCCTGCGACCTGGCATCTGCCGATGAATGCCTGACCCGACTGGCAGTGGTTGAACATCCCTGCCCGCCGGTAACTGACCAGCGACCTCCATCGTCTGCTGCCCTGGTGCAGCTTCAGGGTGAAACCGGCAGTGGCCGGCGTACCTTTGCTCAAACCGTGGCTGAAGGAAGGCCGGTGTTCCAGCTGGACGGTGAACGACTGATGCAGCACAGTGATTACACCAGGGTGCTGGTCGACTGTCTGTGTCATATTTCCCTGCATGGGGGCGAGCTGCTCTGGCCCGGTGGCATGACACTGCTGCGGGAAAAAACAGCCCTGTCAGCCCTTCTGGTTGAGTGGCTGGGTATAACCGGGTCGCGCTGCTGGCTGGTTGAGGCGGAAGAATCTTCCTGGCCTCCGGCGCTGGCACCGCTGTTGCCGGTAACTATACGGTTTGACCGGCCTGACCGGGAACACTGCGCAGCTCTGTGGCAGGCAATGGCTGGATACTATTTATCTGATAACTATTTATCTGACAGCGATCCGGCAGACCCCTCCCTGTGGGCGACAGTGGCAGAGCACTACCAGCTGTTGCCGGGTACGATGCTGCAGGTGGTTCTGTCATTGCAGGCCCGTACTGACGACCAGCCTCTGACGACTTCTGTAGTTTTCCGGGAATGCCTGAACCAGACCCCCGCCACCCTGTCGGGGCTGGCGACCCGGGTAACGCCGGTCTACGGCCTTGATGATGTGATTGTTAACGACGATACCCACCGGCATCTGCAGGAAATTATTCACCGCTACCAGCAGCGGGAGAACCTTTATAAGCAGAAACTCTGCGCTACCCGGGGGCTGCTGGCCTTGTTCTGGGGTAAACCGGGTACAGGTAAGACCATGGTGGCGGAAGCCTTGTCCGATGCCCTGAACCTGCCCCTGTATAAAGCCAACCTGGCGTCCATTTCCAGCAAATGGATTGGTGAAACGGAAAAGCATCTTGCCGCCCTGTTTGATGATGCGGAACGGCACAACGGCCTGTTGTTTTTTGATGAGGCCGACGCAGTGTTCTCACGGCGGAGCCAGGTTGAAAGCAGCCATGATAAAAACGCTAATCTCGGCGTCAGTTATCTGTTGCAGCGTATGGAGCATTTTCATGGATTGCTGGTGCTGGCGACCAATTTCAAAGGCAATCTGGACCCCGCTTTTATGCGACGTATGCATTTCAGTGTGGAGTTCACTCAGCCTGATGCTGATGACCGGTTGAGTATCTGGCGACACTGGCTGGGCAAGGTGCAGGCAGATAGTGACCTTGATGAAGCCTGGCTTGCCACGCAGCTGGAGCTGTCTGGCGCGCAGATTCGCAATATTGTCCAGCACAGCGCCTCGCAGGCGATTGGTACCGGAACGGGCATGATCAGCCGGGACATCCTGGCTCGTGCTATTTACCGGGAATCCCAGAAAAACGACAACAGCTTTTTAATGTCTACCCGTCTGGCCAGCTGGCACGACCTGAAGCTTTCGGGTGATCCGGCTGACCGACAGATGAACGATCAGGAGTCATGGCATGAGTGA
- a CDS encoding Gfo/Idh/MocA family oxidoreductase, whose protein sequence is MNILVCGTNYGATYLRAIASPFVQDFRLAGILSTGSQRSQELAQYFSVPHFTDLAQLPVSDIDIACVAVPGAAGLNLIHGLLRQQVHVLAEHPMGFEAMDSCLKLAEQHGCCFHVNGHFADLNAPQAFFNAIKTAEHMSKALTFSVSVNLRTLYSGLDMLGRAMGSLENLEVTCADTEAREAYFRQLTIKGKDVTVSLLCQNFSSEHDDGSANLINHRLSAIFPHGNLLLAESNGPVLWFPTMTSVPAEQWRTVMPVEDKSLSSNELMQERDYANLLALHAIRAECVENQKTRHQQPDYLSSLARLWDACLKALANEA, encoded by the coding sequence ATGAATATTCTGGTGTGCGGAACCAACTATGGGGCAACGTATCTCCGGGCCATCGCAAGCCCTTTCGTTCAGGACTTCAGGCTGGCAGGTATTCTGTCAACGGGCAGCCAGCGTTCACAGGAACTGGCGCAATACTTCTCTGTCCCGCATTTTACCGACCTTGCGCAACTGCCGGTGTCGGATATTGATATTGCCTGCGTTGCGGTTCCCGGCGCGGCAGGGCTGAACCTTATCCACGGACTGCTCAGGCAGCAGGTGCATGTACTGGCAGAACACCCCATGGGGTTCGAAGCTATGGACTCCTGCCTGAAACTGGCTGAACAACACGGCTGTTGTTTTCATGTGAATGGGCATTTTGCTGACCTGAATGCGCCCCAGGCTTTTTTTAACGCCATAAAGACCGCAGAGCACATGAGTAAAGCACTGACATTCAGTGTGTCTGTCAACCTGAGAACACTCTATTCCGGGCTGGATATGCTGGGTCGTGCCATGGGGAGTCTGGAAAACCTTGAGGTCACCTGTGCGGATACTGAAGCCAGAGAGGCGTATTTCAGACAACTGACCATCAAAGGAAAAGACGTCACAGTATCCCTGTTGTGCCAGAACTTTTCTTCTGAACACGACGATGGCAGCGCTAACCTGATTAACCACCGGCTGTCCGCCATCTTCCCCCACGGTAATCTACTGCTGGCAGAAAGCAATGGTCCTGTGCTGTGGTTTCCCACCATGACCTCGGTACCCGCCGAACAGTGGCGCACCGTGATGCCTGTTGAAGATAAGAGCCTCAGCAGCAACGAATTAATGCAGGAGAGGGATTACGCCAACCTGCTCGCACTCCATGCCATTCGGGCGGAGTGTGTGGAGAACCAGAAAACACGTCATCAGCAGCCTGACTATTTATCCAGCCTGGCCCGGCTCTGGGATGCCTGTCTGAAGGCGCTGGCAAACGAAGCTTGA
- a CDS encoding replication protein has translation MGAGGIQNALDIDSTAEAGSYLDQGRYGYFSLLIQQLNRKQQVSYRLTDLHQVLPLVDPTKDTWISQAEFLLPNRRVVNLARIGLLFVDVDTYRMPWAKGRTPDQQVDSFLYFCEQAGVPQPSLVIWSGRGLHAKWLLDGTLPRQALPRWNACQRFLVDLLHETGADPRAKDASRVLRLVDTVNSRSQQVARVLHITSGTDDKPKRYDFEWLCEMLLPMARWDLEKAGKKRKNRLSLVSDLAGKGQRSFSGRRLAWDRLEDIRTLQKLRMLKGGKEKDGKVKAGERMSLLFWQMNFLLLSGATHSGGLWHEAAELARQMDPNWGYRSSELSTLYRKARAFEAGEKVEFNGRRYPPLYTPKNDTLISLLSIGDDEQKQLKTIISRSESRTRDRLRKEKKRRAAGVVDRATWEASALSQTKPWEALGMSRRTWYRKGKPAVN, from the coding sequence ATGGGGGCAGGGGGCATACAGAATGCACTGGATATTGACTCAACGGCGGAAGCCGGCAGTTATCTTGATCAGGGGCGTTACGGCTACTTTTCATTGCTGATTCAGCAACTTAACCGCAAACAACAGGTTTCCTATCGTCTGACCGATCTGCACCAGGTTCTGCCACTGGTCGATCCCACCAAAGATACCTGGATCAGCCAGGCTGAGTTCCTGTTACCCAACCGCCGGGTGGTCAACCTGGCACGCATCGGCCTGCTGTTTGTCGATGTCGACACCTACCGCATGCCCTGGGCGAAAGGGCGCACCCCTGACCAGCAGGTCGACAGTTTCCTCTATTTCTGCGAACAGGCCGGGGTACCGCAACCGTCACTGGTGATCTGGAGCGGGCGGGGGCTGCACGCCAAATGGTTGCTGGATGGAACCTTGCCACGACAGGCACTGCCCCGCTGGAACGCCTGTCAGCGATTTCTGGTCGATCTGCTGCACGAAACCGGTGCTGACCCCCGGGCAAAAGACGCTTCCCGTGTATTACGGCTGGTCGATACCGTCAACAGCCGCAGTCAGCAGGTGGCAAGGGTTCTGCACATCACCAGCGGAACGGACGATAAACCAAAGCGTTACGATTTTGAATGGTTGTGTGAAATGCTGTTGCCAATGGCACGGTGGGATCTGGAAAAGGCGGGAAAAAAGCGGAAAAACAGACTGTCGCTGGTATCGGATCTGGCAGGAAAAGGGCAGCGGTCGTTCAGCGGTCGTCGTCTGGCCTGGGACCGGCTGGAAGATATTCGCACCCTGCAAAAACTGCGGATGCTAAAGGGGGGAAAGGAGAAAGATGGAAAGGTGAAGGCAGGGGAGAGGATGAGCCTGCTGTTCTGGCAGATGAACTTCCTGCTGCTCAGCGGGGCGACTCATTCCGGCGGGTTATGGCACGAAGCGGCGGAACTGGCTCGTCAGATGGACCCGAACTGGGGCTATCGGTCATCGGAACTGTCAACCCTGTACCGTAAGGCGAGGGCGTTTGAGGCGGGTGAAAAGGTCGAGTTTAATGGACGACGCTACCCTCCTTTATACACGCCGAAGAACGACACCCTGATCAGCCTGCTGAGCATCGGTGACGATGAGCAGAAACAGCTTAAGACCATTATTTCCCGGTCCGAATCCCGGACGCGTGACCGCTTGCGTAAGGAGAAGAAGCGTCGTGCCGCCGGCGTGGTAGATCGTGCCACCTGGGAAGCCAGCGCCCTGAGTCAAACAAAGCCCTGGGAAGCCCTGGGCATGAGTCGGCGCACCTGGTACCGCAAAGGTAAACCAGCCGTTAATTAA
- a CDS encoding contractile injection system tape measure protein, which translates to MATPPAPVRIRRTELNLSFPDSQPENQRLSRRFEKALRHSLTRIPDRLLPQTDEPVHLGTLNLDLGNFDFDPGNLSHWHRLEGLFQERLRQQLLALLKQASSVARPNEQSDGRGLSRQSRQSSVITGPVTTSATGTGENIDLLPEGAGLSVGSPENPTISGSSSSSNLSPSHRQRLAAVAAVTTPLKRLLALLPVSGSQPGQAGVSTTRSAPLASRRALASLSAELHRSGQSPSLPEALRRVLAELVSDLEQWLAPTPATEQLIPQLAQLLRPLQQAARFSRANHLVTDEQQILAVLDKPFRASEDQANQVEVSCIALEAALGALIVRRQLAPALAAKLGLWLSRQATLSAPLRIRRLQALHRYLRQRPEASSPLTDLPAFAGQSEINDVPASGLSSSFTPEDDLPALHKQQRQSRLLPEATDLSSEDDDGQTRSDTNRARTPKKTATPLATIAPSLSGNFEERRDKVEIMDGQPSDTPPVNSSLLIAGEQTSGGQEDHSPVTGTTSSRRSLPDLPDASGANSASVPHKGTRVDRGVSSTSATTDHGDKDSDRKKAAVTPLPLDSGRDKTLSGEMPSLPSATRIAWMVESLLADPTLPCHLARDLSLWQQRFERLPPLSRYRWLEALHQRLQHRPAVKKPDSDHELHHPVATSNDRDYHRLYRQFVTSWASAPVHSLAMEWTTTVQQFGAALVQAEHRLALSEAVQRLFVVISVAAERHTDMAGWLRRYRKRWRQWLGQLDPVAQKLSFINREHLWTDRQPVLSGWPTGALIVELDRQLDRQRRQLDHCKRSRKPLAILLQGCLAVNIDQPVDLPTACRSWLELQPPGPASLKQAMEELLARPEPLTPDTIRNIVKEAEQALNTETGQRTDQLKRLRQLTADVFCSPPGSDLEVRFRSVSLPEPPGEAVQDDEVTPLPDTFREQGEKLLKALRQALRPAVHHHPMENDLLVSGAGLVLFWPHLRRLFAPLLNDRQQWLSPEHQWLALAQLMTLGGLTETEDGLNPVAALLTGFPVDTPVTGLPALNEQQRNDCTTLLTTVVQQWQALKGMSGQSLQQLFIQRTGYLDQTANGWRLTTEHKPQDILLQALPWPVSVVRLPWMDSLLAVEWDSGPGGLWRPFQ; encoded by the coding sequence ATGGCGACGCCTCCTGCCCCGGTGCGTATTCGCCGGACCGAACTGAACCTGTCTTTCCCCGACAGCCAGCCTGAAAACCAGCGGCTGAGTCGCCGGTTCGAAAAGGCACTGCGGCACAGCCTGACCCGTATTCCCGACCGGCTACTGCCACAGACCGATGAGCCGGTGCATCTGGGGACACTTAACCTGGACCTTGGCAACTTCGATTTTGATCCGGGCAACCTGAGCCACTGGCACCGGCTGGAAGGGCTGTTTCAGGAACGGTTACGGCAGCAACTGCTGGCGTTGCTGAAGCAGGCGTCTTCTGTCGCCCGGCCAAATGAGCAATCAGATGGCAGGGGGCTGTCCCGACAATCACGACAGTCTTCGGTTATTACTGGGCCGGTCACAACCTCTGCAACGGGTACGGGGGAGAACATTGACCTGCTCCCAGAAGGAGCTGGGCTGTCTGTCGGTTCACCGGAGAACCCGACCATCAGCGGCTCTTCATCCAGCAGTAATTTATCACCTTCACACCGTCAGCGTCTGGCGGCTGTGGCTGCGGTGACAACGCCCCTGAAACGGCTGCTGGCTTTACTGCCTGTTTCGGGAAGCCAACCCGGACAAGCCGGTGTCAGCACAACCCGTTCTGCACCACTGGCGAGCAGGAGAGCACTGGCTTCCCTGTCTGCCGAACTGCACCGGTCGGGTCAGTCGCCCAGCCTGCCTGAAGCTCTGCGCCGGGTGCTGGCAGAACTGGTCAGCGACCTTGAGCAGTGGCTGGCCCCAACGCCTGCCACCGAACAGTTAATACCGCAGCTGGCGCAACTGCTGCGACCTCTGCAACAGGCTGCCCGGTTCAGCAGGGCGAACCATCTGGTGACGGATGAGCAGCAGATTCTGGCGGTGCTGGATAAACCTTTCCGGGCATCAGAAGATCAGGCGAATCAGGTGGAAGTGTCGTGCATTGCACTGGAAGCGGCACTGGGCGCTCTGATCGTCCGTCGTCAACTGGCTCCGGCACTGGCAGCGAAGCTGGGACTCTGGCTGTCACGGCAGGCAACGCTGTCGGCTCCCCTGCGCATTCGCAGGTTGCAGGCATTGCACCGTTATCTCAGGCAGCGCCCTGAAGCCTCCAGCCCATTGACCGACCTGCCTGCCTTTGCGGGGCAGAGCGAAATAAACGATGTACCGGCATCCGGTTTATCCTCGTCGTTCACACCTGAAGACGATCTTCCGGCGCTTCACAAACAGCAAAGACAAAGCCGTTTATTGCCTGAAGCCACAGATTTGTCTTCAGAGGATGATGACGGTCAGACCCGTTCTGATACAAACAGAGCCAGAACACCCAAAAAAACAGCGACACCGCTCGCTACGATTGCGCCCAGCCTGTCCGGTAATTTTGAAGAACGCCGGGACAAGGTTGAAATCATGGACGGGCAACCCTCGGACACCCCCCCGGTTAATTCATCACTTCTTATTGCCGGGGAACAAACATCCGGTGGTCAGGAAGACCACAGCCCGGTAACGGGTACAACCTCTTCCAGACGGTCACTTCCTGACCTACCGGATGCCTCTGGCGCTAATAGCGCCTCAGTTCCGCACAAAGGAACAAGGGTTGATCGCGGCGTTTCATCAACCAGTGCGACAACCGACCATGGAGACAAAGACTCTGACAGGAAAAAGGCAGCAGTAACCCCCTTGCCACTAGACAGTGGCCGGGACAAAACCCTGTCGGGAGAAATGCCCTCCCTGCCATCAGCGACCCGTATCGCCTGGATGGTGGAGTCGCTGCTGGCAGACCCGACCCTGCCCTGCCACCTTGCCCGGGACTTAAGCCTGTGGCAGCAGCGCTTTGAACGCCTGCCACCGTTGTCCCGTTATCGCTGGCTGGAGGCTTTGCATCAACGGCTGCAACATCGACCAGCCGTTAAGAAACCGGACTCTGACCATGAACTCCATCATCCGGTTGCCACTTCCAACGATCGGGACTATCACCGGCTGTACCGGCAGTTTGTTACCAGCTGGGCGAGTGCTCCGGTTCATTCACTGGCTATGGAGTGGACGACTACTGTTCAGCAATTCGGGGCGGCGCTGGTGCAGGCTGAACACCGGCTGGCATTGTCGGAAGCCGTACAGCGTCTGTTTGTAGTGATCTCGGTAGCGGCAGAGCGGCATACCGATATGGCAGGCTGGCTGCGGCGTTACCGCAAACGCTGGCGGCAATGGCTGGGGCAGCTTGACCCTGTTGCGCAGAAATTGTCGTTTATTAACCGGGAACACCTGTGGACTGACCGCCAGCCTGTTCTGTCCGGCTGGCCAACGGGGGCGCTGATCGTTGAACTCGACCGGCAACTCGACCGGCAGCGGCGACAGCTGGACCATTGCAAACGCTCCCGTAAACCGCTCGCCATTCTGTTGCAGGGATGTCTGGCGGTGAATATTGACCAGCCTGTGGATCTGCCCACAGCCTGTCGTTCCTGGCTGGAGTTGCAACCGCCCGGCCCGGCTTCGTTGAAGCAAGCTATGGAAGAGCTGCTGGCCCGGCCCGAACCGCTGACCCCGGACACCATCCGGAACATCGTAAAGGAGGCTGAACAGGCTCTGAATACAGAAACCGGACAGCGGACCGACCAGCTGAAGCGGCTGCGGCAACTGACCGCCGACGTGTTCTGTTCGCCTCCGGGCTCAGACCTTGAAGTCCGCTTCCGCTCCGTATCACTGCCGGAACCGCCCGGAGAAGCTGTGCAGGACGATGAGGTGACTCCCCTGCCCGACACCTTCCGGGAACAGGGTGAGAAACTGTTGAAAGCTCTGAGGCAGGCGCTTCGTCCTGCCGTTCACCATCACCCGATGGAAAACGACCTGCTGGTATCCGGCGCCGGACTGGTGCTGTTCTGGCCACACCTGCGTCGTCTGTTTGCCCCGTTACTCAATGACCGGCAGCAGTGGTTGTCGCCGGAGCATCAGTGGCTGGCGCTGGCACAACTGATGACTCTGGGGGGGCTGACGGAAACGGAAGATGGCCTGAACCCGGTGGCGGCACTGCTGACCGGCTTCCCGGTGGATACTCCGGTAACGGGCCTGCCCGCTTTGAACGAACAGCAGCGTAACGACTGCACCACTCTGTTAACCACCGTCGTACAGCAGTGGCAGGCGCTGAAAGGCATGTCTGGCCAGAGTCTGCAACAACTGTTTATTCAGCGTACCGGCTATCTCGACCAGACTGCCAATGGCTGGCGTCTGACCACGGAACACAAGCCCCAGGACATTCTGTTGCAGGCGTTGCCATGGCCGGTGTCGGTGGTGCGGCTGCCGTGGATGGATTCGTTACTGGCAGTGGAGTGGGATAGCGGCCCCGGTGGGCTGTGGCGACCGTTTCAATAA
- a CDS encoding glycoside hydrolase family protein: MSESLTETLIRHEGIQLRPYTDTVGKLTIGVGRNLDDLGITRDEALVLLANDIARARSELIRCYPWVEQLNPVRQDALVNMVFNLGLPAFSGFRKMLAALQDRNFEQAAKEMLDSRWATQVHGRASELADRIERGRV; the protein is encoded by the coding sequence ATGTCAGAATCGCTGACCGAGACGCTTATACGCCACGAAGGCATACAACTAAGACCTTACACCGATACCGTGGGCAAGCTCACCATCGGTGTGGGCCGGAACCTTGATGACCTTGGTATCACCCGTGATGAAGCCCTGGTGCTGCTGGCGAATGACATCGCCCGCGCCCGTTCCGAGCTGATACGTTGCTACCCCTGGGTCGAGCAGTTGAATCCGGTTCGTCAGGACGCCCTGGTGAATATGGTGTTTAACCTTGGCCTGCCCGCTTTCAGCGGCTTCCGGAAAATGCTTGCAGCCCTGCAGGACAGAAACTTTGAACAGGCAGCAAAGGAAATGCTGGATTCCCGCTGGGCGACCCAGGTGCATGGTCGTGCCAGTGAACTGGCTGACCGGATCGAACGGGGGAGAGTATGA
- a CDS encoding DUF4255 domain-containing protein, giving the protein MSEEAVPAELYIAPFEATSRALKALIRRDALNQENHGDQIEIRFDVPDQDFINSLPEFPVVNVYLTSFSENTTRRQSEPFQLKSTDKPAGRGTIVRRPKYIDLFYMVSVWSRSQEERALTEQYLLSRLLQSLGKHEVVPEELMIAENYLYGVTMLQMLSDDDRRSQGEFWNALGSAPRPALNLQLTVPVPVHEPEDTPIVLDINRHLRDYDTLMHDETPPTPQTKALAGQVALNGLDYQNFSVQAVRTSDLSIEQRTLNPIGLYAFNVLEPGEYMIRLMNNTTGSAIQTGYATVQRNSEGEFETQEVDFSTL; this is encoded by the coding sequence ATGAGTGAAGAAGCCGTTCCCGCTGAACTGTATATTGCCCCTTTTGAAGCCACGTCCAGGGCGTTGAAAGCCCTGATTCGGCGGGATGCCCTGAATCAGGAAAACCACGGCGACCAGATCGAGATCCGCTTTGATGTGCCGGATCAGGATTTTATTAACAGTCTGCCTGAGTTTCCGGTGGTGAACGTCTACCTGACCAGTTTTTCAGAAAACACTACCCGGCGGCAGAGTGAGCCTTTTCAACTTAAAAGCACCGACAAACCCGCAGGGCGCGGCACAATTGTAAGGCGTCCCAAGTATATCGACCTGTTTTATATGGTGTCGGTGTGGAGTCGTAGTCAGGAGGAACGCGCCCTGACCGAGCAGTATCTGTTGTCGCGCCTGCTGCAAAGTCTGGGCAAACACGAGGTGGTTCCGGAAGAGCTGATGATTGCTGAAAATTACCTGTATGGGGTGACGATGCTGCAGATGCTGAGTGACGACGATCGTCGTTCACAGGGGGAGTTCTGGAATGCCCTGGGGTCAGCACCGCGTCCGGCCCTTAACCTGCAGCTGACAGTGCCGGTTCCGGTACACGAGCCAGAGGATACACCAATTGTTCTCGACATTAATCGTCACCTGCGGGATTACGACACCCTGATGCACGATGAAACTCCACCCACTCCACAGACCAAGGCCCTGGCCGGTCAGGTGGCGCTGAACGGGTTGGATTACCAGAATTTTTCGGTGCAGGCCGTTCGTACCAGCGACCTGTCGATTGAACAGCGAACCCTTAATCCTATTGGACTCTATGCCTTTAACGTGCTGGAACCGGGCGAATATATGATACGGCTGATGAACAACACCACTGGCTCCGCCATCCAGACGGGTTATGCGACAGTGCAGCGTAACAGTGAAGGCGAATTTGAGACGCAGGAAGTGGATTTTTCAACACTCTGA
- a CDS encoding DUF4157 domain-containing protein has protein sequence MYAEAQKPATKKPAPKTAAPLIQKKKNNTGLPDNVKGGIESLSGMSMDHVKVHYNSPKPAQLNAHAYTQGSDIHVASGQEKHVAHEAWHVVQQAKGRVKPTTEVAGKPVNDDVKLEREADVMGARAKGVG, from the coding sequence ATGTACGCCGAAGCACAGAAGCCTGCCACAAAGAAACCCGCTCCAAAAACTGCAGCTCCGCTGATTCAGAAAAAGAAAAATAACACTGGCCTGCCCGATAATGTTAAAGGGGGTATTGAATCCCTGTCCGGCATGAGCATGGATCATGTGAAAGTACACTATAACTCTCCCAAGCCTGCCCAGCTGAATGCTCATGCCTATACGCAGGGTTCGGATATTCATGTGGCTTCCGGGCAGGAAAAGCATGTTGCTCATGAAGCCTGGCATGTGGTGCAGCAGGCGAAGGGGCGGGTGAAGCCTACGACAGAAGTCGCTGGGAAGCCGGTGAATGATGATGTGAAGCTGGAGAGGGAGGCGGATGTGATGGGAGCCAGGGCCAAGGGGGTTGGGTGA